A section of the Urocitellus parryii isolate mUroPar1 unplaced genomic scaffold, mUroPar1.hap1 Scaffold_998, whole genome shotgun sequence genome encodes:
- the LOC144253178 gene encoding spermatogenesis-associated protein 31D1-like yields the protein VLKLFSPTLKKDKAIQKRQGTRRRKNGAFRGRRTCRREAEEGRKLLSILRSPMSQNNDFLHFRQLLCPDPLCGVCNRTTAKVSQLIYKASLEDAVNSMSRVSSVTSLRESSVFLSAVVSAIPPEASVSTPLTEPTLFPSSIRSPDQINPLIDLPGPSLRGDSLPPESSPLRSKLPVDHIPPQPSVPTPPPPVPTPPPPVPTLPPPTDSQETKPVLQPEATLFLVDSPDGLSTNVPTTTCTDSASLPVAEFSGNQSHAEHLPPSKLEPSDDDKNLLDLHPPEASFESATAAILVEPGNLSFLCPDVLALLERHIKKKGDFLMQNKKEKETKSFPKELKPAGQLNSSGKRLESVAEQQDSPVSLPSQSSKGESEELQVDHQSPDPKTFEDNLPKKCTQFFWGLPSLHSESLKSIVPVSGDCSTYVCFNSMPTSIEAPESLVLTPPPTLSLAEIQSQPLTQALGQSPVPPQDQLQFSVPTLSPPISSQVSDGGVRIHRFQDEVQSLMPSKIHDLEYNVLQKGQESLWGVPFVVQKSKEEFCPPAPSVLSDRRSSKVYAPTTIIPGDFPLKKELRKKLEHHLRKRLIQHRWGLPRRVHESLSRMSPETEISEISESKSTYGLSWISLYKGQSSKDLQLSHTTSFHEKSSELLPPGETVKKVNSPEIGTKDDPLSDSEGAPDNDLDSDFQTNLKNELNSLFGKKSKISEESSVQKQLTEALETHLSKKFEEINVCQMPGTVNRSLHSMEPVLTSPEKSPSQTKHSDLAPLVCEDKKGLNTAQDISFLGSNKQKMLEDHIKLFHKRMMYGLPQKVQESIDIFKMKGTPSWSSVRSNISSSSSLTYGKDSKIGASKPLQESISTFHVVKVGTMISGPTLDHTLSATSPVSKENKRALTHSPSHTNPELTENVKAIKGDRQASLFFPHSDKDKDSQKQTVIANKCSPKLPTKQAGARPKSWNKGVSPSNSTEKIQRKMIKNLEYFPMSNKSREIFKAKELCAIQSQSTNSLTTTESESSSGTDMKMSKVESTLTIERPPEGISVLKDSKSLDLKNQLLNELKMKMGSREQGLVPGFSTELTMALDKLTSKTLASKTLASKTLTCKTLTSKTLTSKTLTSKTYTHFHSASSGDMAAPHVLQAHCDNRGINIEQGQEPWIPTHVLCKCQDKNVLLASKRVCPLVPQTGEFGGGDAGLVTRQPRGKLPHPQDRILKEALGSKSSSAPSLKGQPSPENNLKSQFKHFFQRLYLGIKGKGQEGSQKKKGSSSSYVQGRNPAKKAAFTGNTEAQKIMTDIGKILEEKLAGRHGVEATTPQKPLSTPMRPGKIEHKTGLPVQAEPVQKHAFNVKTPCAKVPSAKSCSQEVGFVGQRCPTGNNRWVMDRGRQPQKSVTVQEKICQKHHPSMPHKEPLLHLNTTCKHRVGQVAPAAAPFAKGTVLGELSLLFKQKMLLQNFEKENFLPPK from the exons GTCGGAGAACTTGCCGGAGAGaagcagaggaggggaggaagctgCTTTCTATTCTGAGAAG TCCCATGAGCCAGAATAATGATTTCCTCCACTTTCGGCAACTGTTATGTCCAGACCCGCTCTGTGGGGTGTGTAATAGAACAACAGCTAAGGTCAGTCAACTGATCTATAAGGCGTCCTTGGAAGATGCTGTTAATTCTATGTCCCGTGTGTCTTCCGTGACATCCTTGAGAGAGTCATCAGTTTTTCTGTCCGCTGTTGTTTCTGCAATCCCTCCGGAAGCTTCAGTTTCAACTCCTTTAACTGAGCCAACTCTATTTCCTTCCTCTATTCGTTCACCTGACCAAATTAACCCTTTAATTGACCTACCTGGACCCTCATTACGGGGTGACTCTCTGCCACCAGAGTCTTCTCCTTTGAGATCAAAATTGCCAGTGGATCATATCCCACCTCAACCATCTGTTCCAACCCCTCCCCCACCTGTTCCAACCCCTCCCCCACCTGTTCCAACCCTTCCCCCACCAACTGACAGTCAAGAAACAAAACCTGTTCTCCAACCTGAAGCTACTTTGTTTCTGGTGGATAGCCCTGATGGGTTGTCTACTAATGTCCCAACAACCACATGCACTGACAGTGCAAGCCTTCCAGTGGCAGAGTTCTCTGGAAACCAGTCTCATGCTGAACACTTGCCTCCATCTAAATTGGAGCCCTCTGATGATGACAAAAACCTTCTCGACCTCCATCCTCCTGAGGCCTCTTTTGAGAGTGCTACTGCAGCCATCCTTGTAGAGCCTGGAAACCTCTCATTTCTATGCCCTGATGTCTTGGCCCTTCTGGAGAGACATATAAAAAAGAAGGGTGATTTCCTGAtgcagaacaaaaaggaaaaggaaacaaaatcgtTTCCAAAAGAACTTAAGCCAGCCGGCCAATTGAATTCTTCAGGGAAAAGGTTAGAGTCGGTTGCTGAGCAACAGGACTCACCTGTCTCCCTTCCTTCACAGAGCAGTAAAGGAGAATCAGAGGAACTGCAGGTAGACCACCAGTCCCCAGATCCTAAGACCTTTGAGGATAACTTACCTAAAAAATGTACCCAATTCTTCTGGGGTCTCCCATCTTTGCACAGTGAGTCCTTGAAATCTATAGTACCTGTCTCAGGTGACTGTTCAACCTATGTCTGCTTCAATTCAATGCCAACATCCATTGAAGCCCCTGAATCTCTAGTTCTAACCCCTCCCCCAACTCTGTCCTTGGCTGAGATCCAATCTCAACCCTTGACCCAAGCACTGGGCCAATCTCCTGTCCCACCCCAGGACCAGCTTCAATTCTCGGTCCCTACCTTATCACCACCTATTTCATCTCAGGTTAGTGATGGTGGAGTGAGGATTCATAGATTCCAGGATGAGGTACAATCTCTCATGCCATCCAAAATTCATGACTTGGAATATAATGTATTACAGAAAGGACAGGAAAGTTTGTGGGGTGTACCCTTTGTGGTTCAAAAGTCCAAGGAAGAGTTTTGTCCTCCAGCTCCCAGTGTTTTATCTGACAGAAGGTCCTCCAAGGTTTATGCTCCAACAACCATCATTCCGGGAGATTTTCCCCTCAAAAAAGAGCTTCGGAAGAAGCTAGAGCACCACCTTCGGAAAAGGCTTATTCAACACCGGTGGGGTCTGCCCCGCAGAGTCCATGAGTCTCTGTCAAGGATGAGTCCTGAAACAGAAATTTCTGAGATATCTGAGTCAAAGTCCACTTATGGACTTTCATGGATCTCTTTGTATAAGGGTCAAAGTAGCAAAGATTTACAATTGAGCCATACAACAAGTTTCCATGAGAAGAGCTCAGAATTACTTCCACCAGGGGAGACAGTGAAGAAAGTAAATAGTCCAGAGATTGGCACAAAAGATGATCCATTGAGTGACTCAGAGGGGGCTCCAGATAATGATCTGGACTCTGACTTTCAGACAAACCTAAAAAACGAATTGAATagcctttttggaaaaaaatcaaagatctcAGAGGAGAGCTCAGTTCAGAAACAACTGACAGAAGCCCTGGAAACACACTTGAGCAAGAAATTTGAGGAAATCAATGTGTGTCAGATGCCTGGCACTGTGAATAGATCATTGCATTCTATGGAGCCGGTATTGACTAGTCCTGAGAAATCCCCTAGCCAAACAAAACACAGTGATTTGGCACCACTGGTGTGTGAGGACAAGAAGGGCCTCAATACCGCCCAGGATATTTCCTTCCTTGGTTccaacaaacaaaagatgttggaAGACCATATTAAACTGTTTCATAAGAGGATGATGTATGGGCTTCCCCAAAAAGTCCAGGAATCCATAGACATCTTCAAAATGAAAGGAACCCCATCCTGGTCCTCAGTTCGCTCCAACATTTCCTCCTCATCCAGTCTTACTTATGGCAAGGATTCTAAAATTGGGGCCTCCAAGCCCCTTCAAGAAAGCATTAGTACTTTTCATGTAGTCAAGGTGGGAACAATGATTTCGGGCCCTACTCTAGATCATACTCTTTCTGCCACTTCACCTGTGAGCAAGGAAAATAAGAGGGCCCTAACACATTCACCCTCTCACACCAACCCTGAGCTTACAGAGAATGTCAAGGCAATTAAGGGTGACAGACAGGCTTCGTTGTTCTTCCCCCACAGTGACAAAGATAAAGACAGTCAGAAACAGACTGTAATAGCCAATAAATGCAGTCCAAAGTTGCCCACAAAGCAGGCTGGGGCCAGACCCAAATCATGGAATAAGGGAGTGAGTCCCAGCAATAGCACAGAaaagattcagagaaaaatgattaagaatttagaatattttcccaTGTCTAACAAATCAAGGGAGATATTCAAGGCAAAGGAGCTCTGTGCTATTCAATCACAGTCTACGAACAGCCTGACGACCACAGAGTCAGAAAGCTCCTCCGGGACAGATATGAAAATGAGTAAAGTTGAATCAACCCTGACCATTGAAAGGCCCCCAGAAGGAATATCAGTTCTCAAAGATTCCAAATCATTAGATCTTAAAAATCAGTTGCTTAATGAGTTGAAGATGAAaatggggagcagggagcagggcctggttcCAGGCTTTTCTACTGAGTTGACTATGGCCTTAGATAAGTTGACTTCCAAGACCTTGGCATCTAAGACCTTAGCTTCCAAGACCTTGACGTGCAAGACCTTGACTTCAAAGACCTTGACATCTAAGACCTTGACTTCTAAGACTTACACTCATTTTCATAGTGCCTCTAGTGGGGACATGGCAGCTCCTCATGTGCTACAAGCCCACTGTGACAACAGAGGGATCAACATAGAGCAGGGGCAAGAGCCCTGGATCCCGACACATGTCTTATGTAAGTGTCAGGACAAGAATGTACTATTAGCATCAAAAAGGGTGTGCCCTCTGGTACCCCAAACAGGCGAGTTTGGTGGAGGGGATGCAGGGTTGGTGACACGCCAACCTAGAGGGAAGCTCCCCCACCCTCAAGACAGAATATTAAAGGAGGCACTTGGGAGCAAGTCCTCCTCAGCCCCATCACTGAAGGGACAGCCTTCtcctgaaaacaatttaaaaagccagTTCAAGCACTTTTTTCAAAGGCTTTATCTTGGCATAAAAGGCAAAGGGCAAGAGggttctcagaaaaaaaagggCAGCTCTTCATCATATGTGCAAGGCAGAAACCCAGCTAAGAAAGCTGCCTTTACTGGGAATACTGAAGCTCAGAAAATCATGACAGACATTGGGAAGATCCTAGAGGAGAAACTAGCAGGTCGGCATGGAGTAGAGGCCACCACCCCACAAAAGCCTCTTTCCACCCCCATGAGGCCTGGGAAAATTGAGCACAAGActggactgccggttcaggcagAACCCGTCCAGAAACATGCCTTCAATGTCAAGACTCCCTGTGCTAAGGTGCCAAGTGCCAAATCTTGCAGCCAAGAAGTTGGCTTTGTTGGTCAGAGGTGTCCTACAGGGAATAACAGATGGGTCATGGACAGGGGCAGACAGCCCCAGAAAAGTGTGACAGTACAGGAAAAGATATGTCAGAAGCATCACCCATCCATGCCGCACAAGGAACCCTTGCTCCATCTGAATACTACATGCAAACATAGAGTTGGTCAGgtggctccagctgctgctcctTTTGCTAAAGGCACTGTGTTGGGAGAGTTGTCCCTGTTATTCAAACAGAAAATGCTTCTccagaattttgagaaagaaaattttcttcccCCCAAATAA